From the genome of Phlebotomus papatasi isolate M1 chromosome 2, Ppap_2.1, whole genome shotgun sequence:
GACAATAAGGTGCGGCACACCTTTGAAATCAGCCAAAttccataaagtcaaaattcacatctctttctttcttaaaagctttggaTATTTCTAACCTACGCTTTCAtgctcttcttcttattttaaacatcacaccaaattaaatataGTTCAGTACAATTTTGAGTACTAAAGAGTTGGATAGACTTATGGAAATCTTTCAAGAAAGATAgcgacacgaattttgatttaatgaatttttgccaatttaaaagattagattcataaaaaattaaatgtggtcagaggaaaataaattttgtctccggtaaattaaaaaaaaaattcataggggaaagtactctactttcgaacgttcatgcctttaaataatgtgaattttcttctgtGAATAATGTTATTCTTTCtgtaaataacattctggaaatgttaattttaccctgcagttttgatccaaaatcggtgtaaatattaccctttttaggtgtataaggggttaaagttaccctttttcatgttaatttcacccttaataaggtgtaaaattatcattaaaaaatgttgatatatttttacacccaaaaagtgttaatgacgaaaaaaagttaatcgcagccttgtttttttctcagtgttcgatATAATCAAtctaacttgaaaaatgtcaacaaattttctttaaatttaactgctgcccgaattaaaaagtagcccggtgttaaaggagccgaattacagtagactctcactcaatcggctctttttcaatcggacgtcaaattttgttgacaattttcacgcttaattatgaagctaattcgctcaaattcgctgtagttcttcctattttatcgtgattctttataattgagcacattttgtgaaatttacaaaggctttgatgctcaattctatcgctaaaccggatgacatttcgccccatattcccgattgagagagagtctactgtagcgacagtctactgtaaattctttctctttttttgacaaaatggaAGTTGATAGGATTTCAGCAAAAGAAaaccttcaattttccaaatgaAGGACAAACCTGAATTACAGTTGAAATGTTTTTCTCAAATCCAATTTCAAGGTCTCAATGCAGCTGCTGGAATTGGAGTGGATGACCTCCGGCGATTGTGCATCTTGCGTTTGAGCTTCGTGAAGGGTTGGGGTCCGGACTACCCGCGCCAGAGCATCAAGGATACCCCGTGCTGGGTCGAAGTGCACCTCCATCGAGCTCTGCAGTTGCTGGATGAAGTGCTCCACACGATGCCCATTGACGGGCCTCGCACTGTAGAGTGAGAACCTGCCCCACAATCCCCAAATTTACTGACTTCTCAGAGCCATTTTTACAACTATATGTGTACATATTTAATAGTGAGAGAGAAacatttaatgaataaaaacatTCACACAGAGTAAAAGGAAGGAGTGTTAGTGATTGCTGTTGACGAAGTTGATGGAATAAGAGCCACTCTTCTCGTCCTTCACCATCTTGAAGTTGTTTGTGGACAGGCCAAAGGGCTTCAGGATGAGATTGCCTACGTCTTTTAACTTGTCCAGCATCTCTTCTTTCAGCTTCTCGTTGCGTTGTTGAACCATTTCGGCGAGTCTGGCAGATGCAAAGCGTGCTTCGGTATTATTGGGATCCAGTGTGAGGATTTTTTGATAGTCCTCGAGACTTTCGTCGAGCTTGTCTAGTTTTTCCAGGACTGAGGCTCGCCTGGGAGGGTGAAAAAAGGTCCCAGtgagtgacaaaaaaaaaaggagaaaaacagTCTGTCAGGTGTGGGGTTCGAACCCACGCTCCCTCTCGGGAACCAGAGCTTAAATCTGGCGCCTTAGACCGCTCGGCCAACCTGACCGCCATTTAGAGTTGGGAACAGAGTTTCTTCTTAGCCTGAGTGGCTAATTAATTGAGGATAAATCCACTCAATTGCACCTGTACTTGGCCTTGGGGAGGAAAATCTCTAACTTACCTCTGCAGGACCTTCAAGTAGTCTGGCTTCAGTAGCAGCGCAACTGTGCAATCCTCTACAACGCGAGAAAATTCCTCCAGCTTCAAATTGGTAGCTGCCCTGTTTGCAAAGAAAACTGCCCGCTGCTCCAATGACTCACTGGGGCAGATCTTCACGCCAGCACTGTATAAAATGAGGGAATCCTCATAGTTTCCCTCCCTGAAGCACCTATTTCCCTCATCTTTCAGCTGAACTATCACATCTGTGAGGTTAGGAATATTTACGCCCAGTTCCCCATCAAGACACTGGGATTTTTCCACAACACCACTTTCCTCCATATTCACTAGATGGTTTTTGCTCCACAAAATCTATTGATTCGTCATCCAAGtggaaattttctggaattttctcaaagaacaattttgcaaaacaaaGCAAAATCAGCTGAGATTTTTGACGCGACTTTTGAATGGTTTCTTTCTCAGTGGACACGTAAAAGGTTTCTTCAGTGGATTGCCGCAGAGTTTTTCTTGTTGCACAAAAATGcttaatttattagttttttgtcCAAATTCGTGATTATATTTTGTATTTCCTAACAGATAAAGTTGGTAAGTACacaatcaatttattaaaactctaaaaaatacGTGCAAAACAGTTTATTTGCAATTCACAAATTGCCggacaaacataacctcaatcaggataggaaattcatattttttcgtgATGTTTTTCCGCGTAACGATCAAAAAATACCCGGAGGGTGAAGAGATAGACAAATTCAAATCCCGTCACAATGCTGAAGCCCAGGAAGAGGCCCAAAATTCCCCCAATTGTCGCCAACCAACTGAGCCAATTTTGATTCATATCCATTCGATATCTCGTCGATACGAGATCCTGGAAAAACACATGAATCAGGGTTTTGTCTCTGAGATCAATGTCCTTgctgcaaaaaaaatcctcatGTTACTCTCAGTCTCACAATCTATCCCAAACTAACTCACAAAAAGCTCACTGAATTGAAAGAATTGTTCCGGGAGAAGATTCCTGAAGTGACTTCCGTTCCATAAGACACATACTCACAATCCGGAAGGCAGGAACATTCTGTCTTTGTCACCATCTTCCAGTCCTCCTTATCTATCTCCCGGAATGATATGTTGTACCCAGGAGCTGCTCCACTGTAGATATTCTTGTTACGAACTATACAGTCCAAATCTTTCATCTCACAGAAGCGCCTGGAACCGTTGTTGGGAAAATTTGGCGGGACACAACCGCACAATTTCTCCGCAATGGCACTCCGGCATTCAGCCATGCAATTGAGGTAGGAATACTTCCTCACTGTAGACATTTCCACTTCGTTAGGAGTATAGCAATTCCTCACTGAGACTGGCAAGCCTAGGACGTCCTTGGTAGCGTAAGTTGCTTCTGGAGCAACACTGAGGAAGGCCTCGAGGCGAGGTGCAATGATCTTCATCTCAGCATTGTCGTCCACCAAGTCGTAGGAATTATGAATTAATATCTGCAATGAAGGGACAACGCATAAGCAATCACATTGGCTCGAATTCCTGGTTGTCCCAGGGAACCCCGGTTCCCTGGGTTCCCCGTGCGTTCCCTGAAAACTGTATAGATTTCCTGAGCTCCCCAAGTTCTACGTAggttccttaaaaaatatttgggtTCCCTGAGTTTCCCGTAAGTTCCCTGAAAGTGTACGGATTTTTTGGATTCCCCAAATTCTCCGTGACCTAATTGACATCAGGGTTAACCAAGCCGCTGGAAAGtgtatgggttccctgggttTCCCGTAAGTTCCTTGAAATGTGTATAGATTTCCTAGCCTCCCCAAGTTCTACGTAGgttcattgaaaaaatatatgggctCCCCAAGCCCCTGAAAAATTATAGTTTCCCTGAAAGTATGTGGATTTCCCGGATTTCCTGAGTTCTCTGTGACTTAATTGACCTCATGGTTATTCAAGCCCCTGGAAAGtgtatgggttccctgggttTCCCGTAAGTTCCCTGAAAAGTTTATGGATTTCCTGGGTTCTCCGAGTTCTACGTAggttacttaaaaaatatttgggtTCCTCAAGCCCCTAAAAAATATAAGGTTCCCTGAAAAGTGTACGGATTTCCTGGATTCCCCAAGTTCTCCGTGACTTAATTGATCCCATGGTTAACCAAGCCCCTGAAAAGTTTATGGATTCCCTGGGTTTCCCGTAAGTTCCTTGAAATGTGTATAGATTTCCTAGGCTCCTCGAGTTCTACATaggttccttgaaaaaatatatgggttccctgagTTTCCCATAAGTTCCCTGAAAGTGTATGGATTTCCTGGATTCCCCAAATTCTCCGTGACCTAATAGACCTCAGGGTTACCCAAGCCCCTGGAAAGTATATGGATTCCCTGGGTTTCCCGTAAGTTCCTTGAAAAGTTTATGGATTTCCTGGGTTCTCCGAGTTCTGCGTcgtttacttaaaaaatatttgggtTCCTCAAGCCCCTATAAAATATAAGGTTCCCTGAAAAGTGTATAGATTTCCCGGATTTCCCGAGTTCTCCGTAATTTAATTGACCCAATGGTTATCCAAGCCCCTGGAAAGTATGGTGGATTCCCTGGGTTTCCCGTGCGTTCCATTAAATGTGTATTGATTTCTGGGCTTCCCAAATTCTACGTAGGtgttccttgaaaaaaattatggattCCCTGAGTTTCCCGTAAGTTCCCTGAAAGTGTATGGATTTCCTGGATTCCCCGAGTTCTTCGTGACCTAATTGACCCCATGGTTATCCAAGCCCCTGGAAAGtatatgggttccctgggttTCCCGTAAGTTCCTTGAAATGTGTATAGATTTCCTAGGCTCCTCGAGTTCTACATaggttccttgaaaaaatatatgggttccctgagTTTCCCATAAGTTCCCTGAAAGTGTATGGATTTCCTGGATTCCCCAAATTCTCCGTGACCTAATAGACCTCAGGGTTACCCAAGCCCCTGGAAAGTATATGGATTCCCTGGGTTTCCCGTAAGTTCCTTGAAAAGTTTATGGATTTCCTGGGTTCTCCGAGTTCTGCGTcgtttacttaaaaaatatttgggtTCCTCAAGCCCCTATAAAATATAAGGTTCCCTGAAAAGTGTATAGATTTCCCGGATTTCCCGAGTTCTCCGTAATTTAATTGACCCAATGGTTATCCAAGCCCCTGGAAAGTATGGTGGATTCCCTGGGTTTCCCGTGCGTTCCATTAAATGTGTATTGATTTCTGGGCTTCCCAAATTCTACGTAGGtgttccttgaaaaaaattatggattCCCTGAGTTTCCCGTAAGTTCCCTGAAAGTGTATGGATTTCCTGGATTCCCCGAGTTCTTCGTGACCTAATTGACCCCATGGTTATCCAAGCCCCTGGAAAGtatatgggttccctgggttTCCCGTAAGTTCCTTGAAATGTGTATAGATTTCCTAGGCTCCTCGAGTTCTACATaggttccttgaaaaaatatatgggttccctgagTTTCCCATAAGTTCCCTGAAAGTGTATGGATTTCCTGGATTCCCCAAATTCTCCGTGACCTAATAGACCTCAGGGTTACCCAAGCCCCTGGAAAGTATATGGATTCCCTGGGTTTCCCGTAAGTTCCTTGAAAAGTTTATGGATTTCCTGGGTTCTCCGAGTTCTGCGTcgtttacttaaaaaatatttgggtTCCTCAAGCCCCTATAAAATATAAGGTTCCCTGAAAAGTGTATAGATTTCCCGGATTTCCCGAGTTCTCCGTAATTTAATTGACCCAATGGTTATCCAAGCCCCTGGAAAGTATGGTGGATTCCCTGGGTTTCCCGTGCGTTCCATTAAATGTGTATTGATTTCTGGGCTTCCCAAATTCTACGTAGGtgttccttgaaaaaaattatggattCCCTGAGTTTCCCGTAAGTTCCCTGAAAGTGTATGGATTTCCTGGATTCCCCGAGTTCTTCGTGACCTAATTGACCCCATGGTTATCCAAGCCCCTGGAAAGtatatgggttccctgggttTCCCGTAAGTTCCTTGAAATGTGTATAGATTTCCTAGGCTCCTCGAGTTCTACATaggttccttgaaaaaatatatgggttccctgagTTTCCCATAAGTTCCCTGAAAGTGTATGGATTTCCTGGATTCCCCAAATTCTCCGTGACCTAATAGACCTCAGGGTTACCCAAGCCCCTGGAAAGTATATGGATTCCCTGGGTTTCCCGTAAGTTCCTTGAAAAGTTTATGGATTTCCTGGGTTCTCCGAGTTCTGCGTcgtttacttaaaaaatatttgggtTCCTCAAGCCCCTAAAAAATATAAGGTTCCCTGAAAAGTGTACGGATTTCCTGGATTCCCCAAGTTCTCCGTGACTTAATTGATCCCATGGTTAACCAAGCCCCTGAAAAGTTTATGGATTCCCTGGGTTTCCCGTAAGTTCCTTGAAATGTGTATAGATTTCCTAGGCTCCTCGAGTTCTACATaggttccttgaaaaaatatatgggttccctgagTTTCCCATAAGTTCCCTGAAAGTGTATGGATTTCCTGGATTCCCCAAATTCTCCGTGACCTAATAGACCTCAGGGTTACCCAAGCCCCTGGAAAGTATATGGATTCCCTGGGTTTCCCGTAAGTTCCTTGAAAAGTTTATGGATTTCCTGGGTTCTCCGAGTTCTGCGTcgtttacttaaaaaatatttgggtTCCTCAAGCCCCTATAAAATATAAGGTTCCCTGAAAAGTGTATAGATTTCCCGGATTTCCCGAGTTCTCCGTAATTTAATTGACCCAATGATTATCCAAGCCCCTGGAAAGTATGGTGGATTCCCTGGGTTTCCCGTGCGTTCCATTAAATGTGTATTGATTTCTGGGCTTCCCAAATTCTACGTAGGtgttccttgaaaaaaattatggattCCCTGAGTTTCCCGTAAGTTCCCTGAAAGTGTATGGATTTCCTGGATTCCCCGAGTTCTTCGTGACCTAATTGACCCCATGGTTATCCAAGCCCCTGGAAAGtatatgggttccctgggttTCCAGAAAGTTCCATGAAATGTGTATGGATTTCCTGGGTTCCTCGAGTTCTACGTAggttccttaaaaaatatatgggttcctcaagcccctgaaaaatatatatatttttcaggttCCCTAGGTTCCCTAGGTTTCCCGCAAGTCCCCTGAAAAATGTACGAATTTCCTGACTCCCCTAAGTTGTCGGCTAAATTGACTCAAGTTCCCCGAATTGAATTACCCCTTGTCTGCAATCGGTAGTATCAGATTGGTCAAGTGGTTTCTTCTTGGGCGTTGGGGGCAGTTGATTTCGTGGACAGAAATAGCTAATTTTCGTGGGCGTTAATAcaataattttcctatttttacgACACCTTTAAGTGGATTGTTAATTGAGTTTTTATTGTATCAATAACACCttagaaattattataaaaaatgtttttgtaatTGTATGAAGATcttacttttaattaatttgagtttaaaagaaaaaatttattaCGGATTTGTTCAAATGGTCTAAATCATATACTAGCACTAGATTTATTTCTTTGGGAAATTTGTATAAAGATTTACCTTGTTGAGCAATAATACTTCATAGCAAAATGATCGCAACAAAgaaaatagggggaagtagggcacctttaaaatagggcttctcttcaattcttaaataaaattgagtgtaATAtagctttaaaataatttatttgtgtGGCTAAATTATTATGGCGATAAGgtctagttttatttaaaagtagagGATAAAAGCTCTATTTCAAAGGTGATCCAATTTAAAGATGCCCCAATCCTCCCTAGATAAAATCGACTTTAgagaataaaatcaaaaattgaaggATTATCCCTCAAAGAAGCGTTTTTCGAAACCAAAGAATAAatactttctaaaaaaaaacattttttatgaatttgatgttattaaataaatcaatgaaATACTCGAAGTACTTTATTAAGGCGTCTAGTCTACACATTGCAGTGcagtaggtggaaacgtcaaaattctgtcaaaaatgcaatttttgacgagaaTTGATacaaatgtgtagaggcctttaggaaCTTTAGGATAAAAATCCATTTATGAAAAGTattcttcgaaaatatttactttCTTGATTCATTTCTACACCGATTTTAACAATTTTGACGGATTTAGACAAAGATACAGAAACGTTCTTATGAATCTGGATAGCTTCTTTATTGTAACAAACGTTTAAGGcttatgaataatattttaaaaaataattctaagccTGTATACCTAAAAATGGGCATAAATACTactttaatccgattttgatcattttaacTGGTTCGTTCAGatacttaataaattttttcgttacattttcaaaaagcaaatattagctttttttgtttttaaggaAGAGATATTAAAATTaccttaaatttttctttcaaacttCTTTTGTAAACGTTCTAAAAgggtttttgtttaaaattcatcATTAATCCATTCCGAAATCGATttgactgctcgaactccacaaagaGCCGTATTTATATACTGCTAGAGGCAAATCGGTATGAGATAGCGACTTGGTGCATTAGGGAGacccctataagtcgacccaatTATTTTTATGATCTCAAATTGTTTGTAAAGACAAGACCATTGCCaccaaaaattctttaaataaaatattgtcagATTGGCTTTACCTGGGTGgacattccaaaaaaaaaaagaaatatgttcttttattatttataaaaatccaatcttgatgaaaatcttaaatttcgtAAGCTCAAAACTTGATAATGAGATCAAGAAGATTttcattgaataaaatattgaaaaatttgtcaaaattgattcaaaagctatctgcaacatttcttttaaaaaaatcaatgctaaaccgattttgattattatggACAGATGTGAAAAACTCCAAACGTTCCCAAAGACACTCTTCTAAGACGACATTGGAACTTTCTTTGATAAAAGATGATGATAAAGTTCCATATAAATCctttccaaaaatccaatttaataaagtttttaatattaggttttgtgcgattttttttttgaaaaactcaaATTATACAATCAACTCAAATTAAACGGTTTAGGACTTTTTGGAAATGCTCATAggactcaacaaaaaaaaaaacctttaagcCAGTAAGGCGTTTTTTGGGGTGAAATTGCCCtttcaaaatgcaaaatatttaaattgccaatttaaaaaaaaaaaattaaaaacttttatgGGATATAAgggataaaatataaaaataattatgtatTCTTATGTCCTAAGTTCTTCAAAAAACTGTTGcaatatgtttttttcaatttatcgcATCAAAAATTATATCTATTACGGCGCATTTCAAAAACGATTTTACAAATGTTCTAGGATTGTGCGTCAGTAATCCAGAATTAGGAACGGACCAGCCCATACTATTATACACTGAGATTTTAGGATCAGGGATTAGAATTAGACGttcttttcataaattttcttgaCTTGATCTTTTATCGTTAAATTTTACGGTCTAAATATCCTTGAGGATCAGTATGAGTCATAGGGCTTTGTCCCGGGACTTTATTCCGAATTCCTGCatgtttatatttattttttgaaaataatctttcgtattttgaaaatatttgatcttC
Proteins encoded in this window:
- the LOC129803698 gene encoding tetratricopeptide repeat protein 1-like; translation: MEESGVVEKSQCLDGELGVNIPNLTDVIVQLKDEGNRCFREGNYEDSLILYSAGVKICPSESLEQRAVFFANRAATNLKLEEFSRVVEDCTVALLLKPDYLKVLQRRASVLEKLDKLDESLEDYQKILTLDPNNTEARFASARLAEMVQQRNEKLKEEMLDKLKDVGNLILKPFGLSTNNFKMVKDEKSGSYSINFVNSNH